In Streptomyces asoensis, a single genomic region encodes these proteins:
- a CDS encoding M1 family metallopeptidase, whose amino-acid sequence MAVQQSVGPDPYFPANGDPRYRVHRYELTLDYRPGPNRLSGAARINAIAGRSALPEFQLNLADFKIGRVRVDGRPTHYTHRGGRLRVRPAKPLRAGAAFTVEVHWSGNPKPVNSPWGGLGWEELDDGALVASQPVGAPSWYPCNDRPSDKASYLISVTTPSAYSVVAGGRLLTRTTKASTTTWVYEQSAPTSSYLVGLSIGKYQTVLLGDPGLGGVPQHGHIPAELLAEFSRDFARQPGMMHLFQQLFGPYPFDEYAVVVTEEELDVPVEAQGLSLFGANHVDGARGSERLVAHELAHQWFGNSVSIADWRHIWLNEGFAKYAEWLWSERSGGRSAQQLAAAAHRSLASLPQDLRLGDPGRKSMFDDRLYERGGLTVHALRCALGDEGFFRMLRAWLSLHRGSSVTTSTLVAHAARFAAEPLDELFEAWVYGTALPPLPVASVGRGAASA is encoded by the coding sequence GTGGCAGTTCAGCAGTCGGTCGGGCCGGATCCGTATTTCCCGGCCAACGGTGATCCCCGCTACCGGGTGCACCGTTACGAACTCACGCTGGACTACCGGCCCGGGCCGAACCGGCTGTCCGGTGCGGCGCGGATCAACGCGATCGCGGGGCGCTCGGCGCTGCCCGAGTTCCAGCTGAACCTGGCCGACTTCAAGATCGGCCGGGTCCGGGTGGACGGCCGGCCGACGCACTACACCCACCGGGGCGGACGGCTGCGGGTGCGGCCCGCGAAGCCGCTGCGCGCGGGCGCCGCCTTCACCGTCGAGGTGCACTGGTCGGGCAATCCCAAGCCGGTGAACAGCCCGTGGGGCGGGCTCGGCTGGGAGGAGCTGGACGACGGGGCGCTGGTGGCGAGCCAGCCCGTCGGGGCGCCCTCCTGGTACCCGTGCAACGACCGGCCCTCGGACAAGGCCTCCTACCTGATATCGGTCACGACGCCGTCGGCGTACTCCGTGGTGGCCGGCGGCCGGCTGCTGACCCGCACCACGAAGGCCTCGACGACCACGTGGGTGTACGAGCAGTCGGCTCCCACGTCGAGCTATCTGGTCGGCCTGTCCATCGGGAAGTACCAGACCGTCCTGCTGGGCGACCCGGGGCTCGGGGGTGTCCCCCAGCACGGGCACATCCCGGCGGAGCTGCTGGCGGAGTTCTCGCGGGACTTCGCGCGCCAGCCCGGGATGATGCACCTCTTCCAACAGCTCTTCGGGCCCTACCCGTTCGACGAGTACGCGGTCGTCGTGACGGAGGAGGAGCTCGATGTCCCCGTCGAGGCGCAGGGGTTGTCGCTGTTCGGCGCCAACCACGTGGACGGCGCGCGGGGTTCGGAGCGGCTGGTGGCGCACGAGCTGGCCCACCAGTGGTTCGGCAACAGTGTGTCCATCGCCGACTGGCGGCACATCTGGCTGAACGAGGGGTTCGCGAAGTACGCGGAGTGGCTGTGGTCGGAGCGGTCGGGCGGGCGCAGCGCGCAGCAGCTCGCCGCCGCCGCGCACCGGTCGCTGGCCTCGCTGCCGCAGGATCTGCGGCTCGGCGACCCCGGCCGCAAGTCGATGTTCGACGACCGGCTCTACGAGCGCGGCGGGCTGACCGTGCACGCGTTGCGCTGCGCGCTGGGCGACGAGGGGTTCTTCCGGATGCTGCGTGCCTGGCTCTCGCTGCACCGGGGGTCTTCGGTGACGACGTCGACGCTCGTCGCGCATGCGGCGCGGTTCGCGGCGGAGCCGCTGGACGAGTTGTTCGAGGCGTGGGTGTACGGGACGGCGCTGCCGCCGTTGCCGGTGGCTTCTGTGGGGCGGGGGGCGGCCTCGGCGTAG
- a CDS encoding Pls/PosA family non-ribosomal peptide synthetase, producing the protein MAAIHESSALGLLDEEFHARPGDTARFSGGPAASARTLVDVLDASVRSFPDELALDDGSTPLTYRALAVEVENLRRRLADAGVGLGDRVGVRVPSGTNDLYVAVLAVLAAGAAYVPVDAEDPDERAELVFGEAQVRAVVGAGHEITLHGEPAAAAAARPGAGHDAWIIFTSGSTGKPKGVAVSHRSAAAFVDAEAALFLTEDPIGPGDRVMAGLSVAFDASCEEMWLAWRYGACLVPVPRSQVRSGADLGPWLVEQEITVVSTVPTLAALWEPETLNDVRLLIFGGEACPPELVQRLVTEGREVWNTYGPTEATVVACASLMSGEEPVRIGLPLKGWELAVVDEAGEPVPLGGSGQLVIGGVGLARYLDAEKDAEKYAPLESLGWERAYRSGDLVRADAEGLVFLGRADEQIKLGGRRIELGEVDAALQALPGVAGAAAAVRTARGGNQLLVGYVVTQDGWDQAAAVERLRAELPAALVPLLAPVADLPTRTSGKVDRNALPWPLEGLETGGPAERLYGTEAWLAEQWTEVLGIPVGSARDDFFAIGGSSLGAAQLTTRLRTRYPSAAVLDIYQQPTLRKLARHLERSAQDDGAARVIAPVPARAKAVQLLLLVPLFTLLGLRWAVPLAALGNLLPAYGWLPTASWWFLVPAALLLFSPPGRLAVAAGGARWLLRGVQPGRYARGGAVHLRLWTAERLAESVGATSLTGVWLKRYARALGAKVGPDVDLHSLPPVTGMLKLGRGAAVESEVDLSGWWLDGDRLEVGTVKVGAHAVVGTRSMLFPGARVGKRAEVAPGSAVSGQVPTGQRWAGAPAVKLGKAKRNWPKERPARRTSWRVAYGLSGFALTSLPVPAAGAALLVASRFVPPGGGLGTALRGAALALVPATLSFGAAYALLLLVAVRLLSLGLREGTYPTHSRAGWQAWTVTQLMDHSRETLFPLYAGLVTPVWLRLLGMRIGKGAEVSTVLALPSLTTVGEGAFLADDTLTAPYELGGGWMRIGRAEIGRRAFLGNSGMTAPGRSVPDGGLVGVLSATPKKAKKGSSYLGLPPVKLPRSSAGGDQSRTYEPPARLLWARALVELCRIVPVFCSAGLAVLTVAALCALGGWAPLLSGLVLLGAGGAAALVSIAAKWLLVGRHRSGEHPLWSGFVWRNELADTFVEVVAVPWLAGAVPGTPLMTAWLRGLGARIGKGAWVESYWLPESDLVTLGEGATVNRGCVLQTHLFHDRILRTDTVVLREGATLGPGGIVLPGSTVGARTTLGPASLVMAAESVPDDTRWLGNPIEAWRP; encoded by the coding sequence ATGGCAGCCATTCACGAGAGCAGCGCTCTCGGCCTGCTCGACGAAGAATTCCACGCTCGACCCGGTGACACCGCCCGCTTCTCCGGCGGTCCCGCCGCCTCCGCACGCACCCTCGTCGACGTCCTCGACGCGTCCGTGCGGTCGTTCCCTGACGAACTCGCCCTGGACGACGGCAGCACCCCCCTCACCTACCGCGCCCTCGCCGTCGAGGTGGAGAACCTCCGGCGACGGCTGGCGGACGCGGGCGTGGGACTCGGCGACCGGGTGGGCGTGCGCGTGCCGTCCGGCACCAACGACCTCTACGTGGCGGTGCTGGCCGTTCTCGCCGCCGGCGCCGCCTATGTCCCGGTGGACGCCGAGGACCCCGACGAGCGTGCCGAGCTGGTCTTCGGCGAGGCGCAGGTGCGCGCGGTCGTCGGCGCCGGGCACGAGATCACCCTCCACGGCGAGCCCGCGGCGGCCGCCGCCGCCCGCCCCGGCGCCGGGCACGACGCCTGGATCATCTTCACCTCCGGCTCCACCGGCAAGCCCAAGGGCGTCGCCGTCAGCCACCGCAGCGCCGCCGCGTTCGTGGACGCCGAGGCCGCGCTGTTCCTCACCGAGGACCCCATCGGACCCGGCGACCGGGTGATGGCCGGGCTCTCGGTGGCCTTCGACGCCTCCTGCGAGGAGATGTGGCTGGCCTGGCGGTACGGGGCCTGTCTGGTGCCGGTGCCGCGCTCCCAGGTCCGCAGCGGGGCCGATCTGGGGCCCTGGCTCGTCGAGCAGGAGATCACCGTCGTCTCCACGGTGCCGACGCTGGCCGCGCTGTGGGAGCCCGAGACCCTCAACGACGTACGGCTGCTGATCTTCGGCGGCGAGGCCTGCCCTCCCGAACTCGTCCAGCGGCTGGTGACGGAGGGACGCGAGGTCTGGAACACGTACGGGCCGACCGAGGCGACCGTGGTCGCCTGCGCCTCCCTGATGTCCGGCGAGGAGCCGGTGCGGATCGGGCTGCCGCTCAAGGGCTGGGAGCTGGCCGTCGTGGACGAGGCCGGCGAGCCCGTGCCGCTGGGCGGCAGCGGCCAGCTGGTGATCGGCGGGGTCGGGCTCGCCCGCTACCTCGACGCCGAGAAGGACGCCGAGAAGTACGCGCCCCTGGAGTCGCTGGGCTGGGAGCGCGCGTACCGCAGCGGTGACCTCGTGCGCGCCGACGCCGAGGGGCTCGTCTTCCTCGGGCGGGCCGACGAGCAGATCAAGCTCGGCGGCCGGCGGATCGAGCTGGGCGAGGTGGACGCCGCTCTCCAGGCCCTGCCCGGGGTCGCGGGGGCCGCCGCCGCCGTGCGGACCGCCCGCGGCGGCAACCAGCTGCTGGTCGGGTACGTCGTGACGCAGGACGGCTGGGACCAGGCGGCGGCGGTGGAGCGGCTGCGCGCCGAACTGCCCGCCGCCCTGGTGCCGCTGCTCGCGCCGGTCGCCGACCTGCCGACCCGGACGTCCGGCAAGGTCGACCGCAACGCCCTGCCCTGGCCGCTCGAAGGCCTGGAGACCGGCGGCCCGGCCGAGCGGCTGTACGGCACCGAGGCCTGGCTGGCGGAGCAGTGGACGGAGGTCCTCGGCATCCCCGTGGGCAGCGCCCGCGACGACTTCTTCGCGATCGGCGGCAGCAGTCTCGGCGCCGCGCAGCTGACGACCCGGCTGCGCACCCGCTACCCCAGCGCGGCCGTCCTCGACATCTACCAGCAGCCGACCCTGCGCAAGCTGGCCCGGCACCTGGAGCGGTCCGCCCAGGACGACGGCGCCGCCCGGGTGATCGCCCCGGTGCCCGCCCGCGCCAAGGCGGTCCAGCTGCTGCTCCTCGTCCCGCTCTTCACCCTGCTGGGGTTGCGCTGGGCGGTGCCGCTGGCGGCGCTCGGCAATCTGCTGCCCGCGTACGGCTGGCTGCCGACGGCCTCGTGGTGGTTCCTCGTCCCGGCCGCCCTGCTGCTCTTCAGCCCGCCCGGACGGCTCGCGGTCGCCGCGGGCGGGGCGCGGTGGCTGCTGCGCGGGGTGCAGCCGGGTCGGTACGCGCGCGGCGGCGCGGTCCATCTGCGGCTGTGGACGGCGGAGCGGCTGGCCGAGTCCGTCGGGGCGACCTCGCTGACCGGGGTGTGGCTGAAGCGCTACGCGCGGGCCCTGGGCGCCAAGGTCGGACCGGACGTGGACCTGCACTCGCTCCCGCCGGTGACCGGCATGCTGAAGCTGGGCCGGGGCGCGGCCGTGGAGTCCGAGGTGGACCTCTCCGGCTGGTGGCTGGACGGCGACCGGCTGGAGGTGGGCACGGTCAAGGTGGGGGCGCACGCCGTCGTCGGCACGCGCAGCATGCTCTTCCCCGGCGCCCGGGTCGGCAAGCGCGCCGAGGTGGCGCCCGGCTCGGCCGTCAGCGGTCAGGTCCCCACCGGGCAGCGGTGGGCGGGCGCGCCCGCCGTCAAGCTGGGCAAGGCCAAGCGCAACTGGCCCAAGGAGCGGCCTGCCCGCCGCACGTCCTGGCGGGTGGCGTACGGCCTGTCGGGATTCGCGTTGACCTCGCTTCCGGTGCCGGCGGCCGGGGCGGCCCTGCTGGTGGCGAGCCGCTTCGTGCCCCCGGGCGGCGGGCTCGGCACGGCCCTGCGGGGCGCCGCGCTCGCCCTGGTCCCGGCCACGCTCTCCTTCGGCGCGGCCTACGCCCTGCTGCTGCTGGTCGCCGTACGGCTGCTGAGTCTCGGACTGCGGGAGGGCACGTATCCCACGCACAGCAGGGCCGGCTGGCAGGCCTGGACCGTCACGCAGCTCATGGACCACTCGCGCGAGACACTGTTCCCGCTGTACGCGGGGCTGGTCACCCCGGTGTGGCTGCGGCTGCTGGGGATGCGGATCGGCAAGGGCGCCGAGGTCTCGACCGTCCTCGCGCTCCCCAGCCTGACCACGGTCGGCGAGGGCGCGTTCCTGGCCGACGACACGCTGACCGCGCCGTACGAGCTGGGCGGCGGCTGGATGCGGATCGGCCGGGCGGAGATCGGACGGCGGGCGTTCCTCGGCAACTCGGGGATGACCGCTCCGGGGCGCAGTGTGCCGGACGGCGGTCTGGTCGGTGTCCTGTCGGCGACCCCGAAGAAGGCGAAGAAGGGCAGCTCGTACCTGGGGCTGCCGCCGGTGAAGCTGCCCCGCAGCTCGGCCGGCGGTGACCAGAGCCGCACGTACGAGCCGCCCGCGCGGCTGCTGTGGGCGCGCGCCCTGGTGGAGCTGTGCCGGATCGTGCCGGTGTTCTGCTCGGCCGGGCTGGCCGTGCTGACGGTGGCGGCGCTGTGCGCGCTGGGCGGCTGGGCGCCGCTGCTGTCCGGGCTCGTGCTGCTCGGGGCCGGGGGCGCGGCGGCCCTCGTCTCGATCGCCGCCAAGTGGCTGCTGGTCGGCCGGCACCGCAGCGGTGAGCATCCGCTGTGGAGCGGCTTCGTGTGGCGCAACGAGCTCGCGGACACCTTCGTGGAGGTCGTGGCGGTGCCGTGGCTGGCGGGCGCGGTGCCGGGAACGCCGCTGATGACGGCGTGGCTGCGCGGCCTCGGGGCACGGATCGGCAAGGGCGCATGGGTGGAGAGCTACTGGCTGCCCGAGTCGGATCTGGTGACGCTCGGTGAGGGGGCGACGGTCAACCGCGGGTGCGTGCTCCAGACTCACCTCTTCCACGACCGGATCTTGCGGACGGATACTGTGGTCCTCCGTGAGGGTGCCACGCTGGGCCCTGGCGGGATCGTGCTGCCCGGCAGCACGGTCGGGGCCCGTACGACCCTGGGTCCCGCGTCGCTCGTCATGGCCGCGGAGTCCGTCCCGGACGACACCCGCTGGCTCGGCAACCCGATCGAGGCATGGCGTCCCTGA
- a CDS encoding ABC transporter substrate-binding protein: MRAAAALVSLTVGLALITATSACDQGKSQSSKAHYGDCPVSGHRGEFHLSPRTPGALTVKTTLPAPGWWNGGTPGSVHSGYEYCMAANIAYRSGLDRLKIENAPFPEVVSGRTSDFDLALAQITITAQRSKVADFSPPYLSSTLGVLIRDGEKIDERNIRDVRIGVAEGTTGEEFVEKRLRPAKPVTAFPNDPEMVRALEERRVDAVVHDTTILLAYPEKREGRVRLVGQYRTDQGYGALYPKGSPDQDELDRIIRQLIDDGTLTKLSAVYLGAAFGQDPAKIPYFTVGAGS; this comes from the coding sequence ATGCGCGCCGCGGCAGCGCTCGTCTCTCTGACCGTCGGCCTGGCGCTCATCACCGCGACATCGGCTTGTGACCAGGGCAAGTCGCAGTCGTCGAAGGCCCACTACGGGGACTGTCCGGTCTCGGGACATCGCGGGGAGTTCCATCTGTCGCCCCGGACGCCGGGTGCCCTGACGGTCAAGACGACCCTGCCCGCCCCCGGCTGGTGGAACGGCGGCACGCCGGGCTCCGTCCACAGCGGCTACGAGTACTGCATGGCCGCGAACATCGCCTACCGGTCCGGACTCGACCGGTTGAAGATCGAGAACGCCCCGTTCCCGGAGGTCGTCTCCGGGCGGACCAGCGACTTCGACCTGGCGCTGGCGCAGATCACGATCACTGCGCAACGGAGCAAGGTCGCCGACTTCTCCCCGCCCTACCTCTCCTCGACCCTCGGGGTGCTGATCAGGGACGGCGAGAAGATCGACGAGCGCAACATCCGTGACGTCCGCATCGGTGTGGCCGAGGGCACCACGGGCGAGGAGTTCGTCGAGAAGCGCCTGCGGCCGGCGAAGCCCGTCACGGCCTTTCCCAACGACCCGGAGATGGTCAGGGCGCTGGAGGAACGGCGGGTCGACGCCGTCGTCCACGACACGACGATTCTCCTGGCGTACCCCGAGAAGAGGGAGGGCAGGGTGCGCCTGGTGGGCCAGTACCGGACCGACCAGGGGTACGGCGCCCTGTATCCCAAGGGGTCGCCCGACCAGGACGAGCTGGACCGGATCATCAGGCAGCTGATCGACGACGGGACGCTGACCAAACTCTCGGCCGTCTACCTCGGGGCCGCCTTCGGGCAGGACCCGGCCAAGATCCCGTACTTCACGGTCGGCGCAGGCTCCTGA
- a CDS encoding SpoIIE family protein phosphatase, protein MGRLGRYAPARRRGDRTPPEPQAGPPEADGEARRPPAVRRALSALKPRSVAGQVFLLQLVVVLLLIATAVVVLVIQDRNRAIQEARDRSLVAAESFANAPGTAAAMKSDDPTASLQPRAEAVRKKTGVDYVVALSPYGFRWTHPDPDQIGKHVSTSYGAALEGEPHQTTFDSSLGKAVDSTVAVFDEKGTAVGLVTVGVTVAKVTGVVQDQLPVLLTAGGVALLLAAGGSALVSGRLRRQTRGLGPVEMTRMYEHHDAVLHAVREGVIILAADGRLLLVNDEARRLLALPEEAEGRPVTAVGLSPALARLLGSGRAATDEVLLSGDTLLAINVRPVDPKGGSVATLRDTTELRALAGRADVAGGRLQLLYEAGTRIGTTLDMTRTAEELTEVAVPRFADFATIELVEPVLRGGEPTGADSRMRRIAASGIRDDSPLYPVGTRMQYTPDNPVAVGMATGRPILVERLALAHGWRAQNPERARRVIAHGIHSMISVPLRARGQLLGVVEFWRSEQAPFEPDDLSPAEELAARTAVCIDNARRYTREHTTAVTLQRSLLPGVLPELSALEVGHRYLPAQAGVGGDWYDVIPLPGARVALVVGDVVGHGLHAAATMGRLRTAVHNFAALDLPPDELLMRLDDLITRIDEDATTRGDTEAVTGATCLYAVYDPVSGGCVLARAGHPGPALVSPGGSVTFPDIPVAPPLGAGTGLPIETAELRLAADSLLVLYTDGLVEARGRDIDVGLDMLADALADTGGATPDDACRAVLDAMLRTRSSDDVALLVARTRLLDPAQVGEWEVPDDPAAVPRIRAEATRTLESWGLGEAAFTTELIVSELVTNAVRYGRSPIALRLLRDRDSLICEVGDGTSTSPHLRRAAFTDEGGRGLFLVAQLSRRWGTRYTDRGKIIWAEQAVDATARGDLTGIPAAEP, encoded by the coding sequence ATGGGCAGACTCGGGCGATATGCCCCGGCGCGCCGGCGGGGTGACCGCACACCGCCGGAGCCTCAGGCCGGGCCGCCGGAGGCCGACGGGGAGGCCCGTCGGCCCCCGGCCGTCCGGCGGGCGCTGTCGGCACTGAAGCCGCGCAGCGTCGCCGGTCAGGTCTTCCTGCTGCAACTGGTGGTCGTCCTGCTGCTCATCGCCACCGCCGTGGTGGTGCTCGTGATCCAGGACCGCAACCGCGCCATCCAGGAGGCCCGCGACCGGTCGCTGGTGGCGGCCGAGTCGTTCGCGAACGCCCCGGGCACCGCCGCGGCCATGAAGAGCGACGATCCGACGGCGTCGCTCCAGCCGCGTGCCGAGGCGGTGCGCAAGAAGACCGGCGTCGACTACGTCGTCGCACTGAGCCCCTACGGCTTCCGCTGGACCCATCCGGACCCGGACCAGATCGGGAAGCACGTCTCCACCTCCTACGGCGCGGCGCTGGAGGGCGAACCCCACCAGACGACCTTCGACAGCAGCCTGGGCAAGGCGGTCGACTCGACGGTGGCCGTCTTCGACGAGAAGGGGACCGCGGTCGGCCTCGTCACCGTGGGGGTCACGGTGGCCAAGGTGACCGGTGTGGTGCAGGACCAGCTGCCGGTGCTCCTCACCGCCGGCGGCGTCGCGCTGTTGCTGGCCGCGGGAGGGTCGGCGCTGGTCAGCGGGCGTCTGCGGCGTCAGACCCGGGGCCTGGGTCCGGTGGAGATGACCCGCATGTACGAGCACCACGACGCGGTGCTGCACGCGGTCCGCGAAGGCGTGATCATCCTGGCCGCCGACGGAAGGCTGCTGCTGGTCAACGACGAGGCGCGACGGCTGCTCGCCCTGCCGGAGGAGGCCGAGGGCAGGCCGGTCACCGCCGTCGGGCTGAGCCCGGCCCTGGCCCGGCTGCTGGGGTCGGGGCGGGCGGCCACCGACGAGGTCCTCCTGTCCGGGGACACCCTGCTGGCGATCAACGTGCGGCCGGTGGACCCGAAGGGCGGCAGCGTGGCCACCCTGCGGGACACCACGGAGCTGCGCGCCCTCGCCGGCCGGGCGGACGTGGCGGGCGGGCGCCTGCAACTGCTGTACGAGGCCGGCACCCGCATCGGCACCACCCTCGACATGACGCGCACCGCCGAGGAGCTGACCGAGGTGGCGGTCCCGCGGTTCGCCGACTTCGCCACCATCGAGCTGGTGGAGCCGGTGCTGCGCGGCGGTGAACCGACGGGGGCCGACAGCAGGATGCGCCGCATCGCCGCCTCGGGCATCCGGGACGACTCGCCCCTCTACCCCGTCGGGACGCGGATGCAGTACACCCCCGACAACCCCGTGGCCGTCGGGATGGCCACCGGCCGGCCGATTCTCGTGGAGCGTCTCGCCCTGGCCCACGGGTGGCGGGCCCAGAACCCGGAACGGGCCCGGAGGGTCATCGCCCACGGGATCCACTCCATGATCTCGGTGCCGCTGCGGGCCCGGGGCCAGCTGCTGGGGGTGGTGGAGTTCTGGCGTTCGGAGCAGGCGCCCTTCGAGCCGGACGACCTCTCCCCCGCCGAGGAACTCGCCGCCCGGACGGCCGTGTGCATCGACAACGCGCGCCGCTACACCCGCGAGCACACCACGGCCGTCACCCTCCAGCGCAGCCTGCTGCCCGGCGTCCTGCCGGAGCTGTCCGCCCTGGAGGTCGGCCACCGCTATCTGCCGGCCCAGGCGGGGGTGGGCGGCGACTGGTACGACGTCATCCCGCTGCCGGGGGCCCGGGTGGCGCTGGTCGTCGGTGACGTCGTGGGACACGGTCTGCACGCCGCCGCGACGATGGGCCGCCTGCGGACCGCGGTGCACAACTTCGCCGCCCTGGACCTGCCGCCGGACGAACTCCTGATGCGCCTGGACGACCTGATCACCCGGATCGACGAGGACGCCACGACCCGGGGCGACACCGAGGCCGTCACGGGCGCCACCTGCCTGTACGCCGTCTACGACCCGGTCTCCGGCGGGTGCGTGCTCGCCCGGGCGGGTCATCCGGGTCCGGCGCTGGTGTCGCCCGGCGGCTCCGTGACCTTCCCCGACATTCCGGTGGCCCCACCGCTGGGGGCGGGCACCGGTCTGCCGATCGAGACGGCCGAGCTCCGGCTGGCCGCCGACAGCCTGCTGGTCCTGTACACCGACGGCCTGGTCGAGGCCCGCGGCCGTGACATCGACGTCGGGCTCGACATGCTGGCGGACGCGCTCGCCGACACCGGCGGCGCCACCCCGGACGACGCCTGCCGTGCGGTGCTCGACGCGATGCTGCGTACCAGGTCGAGCGACGATGTCGCCCTGCTGGTCGCACGGACCAGGCTGCTCGACCCGGCGCAGGTCGGCGAGTGGGAGGTGCCGGACGACCCCGCGGCCGTCCCGCGGATCCGCGCCGAGGCCACCCGCACACTGGAGTCGTGGGGACTCGGCGAGGCCGCCTTCACGACCGAGCTGATCGTCAGCGAACTGGTGACCAACGCCGTCCGGTACGGAAGGAGCCCCATCGCTCTGCGGCTGCTGCGTGACCGCGACAGCCTGATCTGCGAGGTCGGCGACGGCACCAGCACCTCCCCGCACCTGCGCCGCGCGGCCTTCACCGACGAGGGGGGCCGGGGCCTGTTCCTCGTGGCGCAGCTGTCGCGCCGCTGGGGGACCCGGTACACCGACCGGGGCAAGATCATCTGGGCTGAGCAGGCGGTCGACGCCACCGCCAGGGGAGACCTGACCGGGATCCCGGCGGCCGAACCGTGA
- a CDS encoding M20/M25/M40 family metallo-hydrolase encodes MSATDDTARGVTGEDEVVDLCRELIRIDTSNYGDHSGPGERKAAEWVAEKLAEVGLEPEIFESHPGRASTVARIEGEDSSRPALLIHGHLDVVPANAADWTHDPFSGEVADGCVWGRGAVDMKDMDAMTLAVVRDRLRSGRRPPRDIVLAFLADEEAGGTYGARHLVDNHRHLFDGVTEAISEVGGFSFTVSEERRLYLIQTAEKGMHWMKLTVAGTAGHGSMIHRDNAITELSEAVARLGRHTFPVRVTKTTRAFLDELGDALGTPLDPEDMQATLARLGGIAKLIGATLSNTANPTQLGAGYKVNVIPGEATAHVDGRFLPGHEDEFLADLDRILGPKVRREDVHSDKALETSFDGALVEAMQSSLLAEDPTAKAVPYMLSGGTDAKSFDDLGIRGFGFAPLKLPPELDFAGMFHGVDERVPVDGLRFGVRVLDRFIDAS; translated from the coding sequence GTGAGCGCGACGGACGACACGGCCAGGGGCGTCACCGGCGAGGACGAGGTCGTGGACCTCTGCCGCGAGCTGATCCGGATCGACACCAGCAACTACGGCGACCACTCGGGCCCGGGTGAGCGCAAGGCGGCCGAGTGGGTCGCCGAGAAGCTCGCCGAGGTGGGACTCGAACCGGAGATCTTCGAGTCGCACCCGGGCCGCGCCTCCACCGTGGCCCGCATCGAGGGCGAGGACTCCTCCCGGCCCGCCCTCCTCATCCACGGACACCTCGACGTCGTACCGGCCAACGCGGCCGACTGGACCCACGACCCCTTCTCGGGCGAGGTCGCCGACGGCTGCGTGTGGGGCCGGGGCGCCGTCGACATGAAGGACATGGACGCGATGACTCTCGCGGTCGTCCGCGACCGGCTGCGCTCGGGGCGCAGGCCGCCCCGCGACATCGTGCTCGCGTTCCTCGCGGACGAGGAGGCGGGCGGCACCTACGGCGCCCGTCACCTCGTCGACAACCACCGGCACCTGTTCGACGGGGTGACCGAGGCGATCAGTGAGGTCGGCGGCTTCTCCTTCACGGTGAGCGAGGAGCGGCGGCTCTATCTCATCCAGACGGCCGAGAAGGGCATGCACTGGATGAAGCTGACCGTGGCCGGCACCGCGGGGCACGGCTCGATGATCCACCGGGACAACGCCATCACCGAGCTGTCCGAGGCGGTCGCCCGGCTGGGGCGGCACACCTTCCCGGTCCGGGTCACCAAGACCACCCGCGCCTTCCTCGACGAGCTCGGCGACGCGCTCGGCACCCCGCTGGACCCCGAGGACATGCAGGCGACCCTCGCCAGGCTCGGCGGCATCGCCAAGCTGATCGGCGCGACCCTCAGCAACACCGCCAACCCGACCCAGCTCGGCGCCGGCTACAAGGTCAACGTCATCCCCGGCGAGGCCACCGCCCACGTCGACGGACGCTTCCTGCCCGGCCACGAGGACGAGTTCCTCGCCGACCTCGACCGCATCCTCGGCCCGAAGGTCCGCCGCGAGGACGTGCACTCGGACAAGGCCCTGGAGACGTCCTTCGACGGTGCGCTCGTCGAGGCGATGCAGTCCTCGCTGCTCGCCGAGGACCCGACCGCCAAGGCGGTTCCCTACATGCTCTCCGGCGGTACGGACGCCAAGTCCTTCGACGACCTCGGCATCCGCGGCTTCGGCTTCGCGCCGCTGAAGCTGCCGCCCGAGCTGGACTTCGCCGGCATGTTCCACGGCGTCGACGAGCGGGTCCCGGTGGACGGCCTCCGCTTCGGCGTCCGCGTGCTCGACCGCTTCATCGACGCCTCCTGA
- the chpH gene encoding chaplin ChpH, which produces MIKKVVAAAAATGGLVLAGAGLAVADAGAQGAAVHSPGVASGNVIQVPVHVPVNVCGNTISVIGLLNPAFGNTCINK; this is translated from the coding sequence ATGATCAAGAAGGTCGTCGCTGCTGCGGCTGCCACTGGTGGGCTGGTTCTCGCGGGCGCGGGTCTGGCTGTTGCCGACGCCGGTGCCCAGGGTGCCGCCGTGCACTCCCCGGGTGTCGCCTCCGGCAACGTGATCCAGGTGCCCGTGCACGTCCCGGTGAACGTCTGCGGCAACACGATCTCGGTGATCGGGCTGCTGAACCCCGCCTTCGGCAACACCTGCATCAACAAGTGA